TTTTTTTATTTCCTAATATTTCAACATTTCTTTTCCAACATCTCTTATATTCAGTGCCGCATTGTAATCTCTATCAATTTCAATCCCACAGCACTCACATTTATAGCTTCTTTCTGATAATTTCAGTTCCTCTTTAATATTTCCGCATTTACTACAAGTTTTCGACGATGGAAACCATTTATCTATCTTCAAAAATTGCTTTCCTAAAAACATCAACTTATACTCAATCGTCCTCAAAAACATTCCCCATCCATTATCTCCTACACTTTTCCCAAAATTTAATGCCTGGCTCATCCCTTTCATATTCAAATCTTCGACAACCACAGCATTATATGTTTCAGACAATTTTTTCGACAATTTATGCAAAAAATCTCTTCGACAATTTTTGATATACTCATGTAATTTTGATATTTTCATTTTTTGTTTATACCAATTTTTAGAAAATTTCACTTTTCTCGATAATGATTTCTGTAATTTTTTCAATTCTTCTTCCAACATTCTAAAATATTTTGGATAATCAGCTCTTTGGTTTTCAGAACTGACAAATAATTCAGACATCGAAAAATCAAGTCCAATTACTTTATCGCTACTTGGTATTTTTTGAATTTCTTTTTCAAATTCTGTCAAAATAGAAATATAGTAATTTCCATTACTGTTTGTCAATGTTACTGATTTTATCTTGTAATCCTTCGGTATTTCTCTATGATATTTTAATTTTATTCTTTTCAATTTTGGTAAAATCAAATATTTGTTTTCCTCAATTCGTATCGAATTGTTCACACAATTTGTCGTGTAACTTTTAATATTATTCTTTTTAGATTTGAACCTTGGAAACTTCGCTCTCTTCTGAAAGAAATTCGTAAACGATCATTTTACATTCAATTGAGCATTTGAAAGTGCCAGACTGTCCACTTCTTTTAAAAATTGATTTTCACTTTTCAAACTGGCAGGTGTAATTATTTTATTTTTTCCAGTTTCTTCATAAAATTTATTTGCAGCATACAAAATCGTATTGTAAACAAAACGAACACATCCAAAAGTCTTATTTATCAATAATTCTTGCTCCTTATTTGGATAAATTCTGTATTTGAATGCTAAATTATATTTCATGAAATTACACCTCCTTTTGATTTTGGATATTATTTTAATTATTTTTTTAGAAATTTTATTATTTATAACTTCTCTTCAATATTTTATACAAAAATTGTATCATAGATATATTCTTTTTTCAATTTTTTTTTACAAAAAAAAAGCAATTTATCTCCCGCTTATAGAAGCCGGAGACTTCTTGCTATCTTTTGTTAAAAAATAAAAAAAGAAAAATTTAAACCTAAAAATCAAATAACTAAAAACTACTAATAAAAAATAATTTTTTTTACTCGAAAAATGTACAAAAGATAAAAACTATCACAAAATTTGTGGTAGTTTTTTTTTAGAAAAAATTGATTAATATTTGTAAAAAGTTAGTTATTTTGTTATTTTAAATAGTAATTTTTGTGATTGAATTTTATTTTGATAATTGAAATAATAATTTATTTTTTAGTTAATATATGATATAATTATTGAAACTGGAGATAATTTATAAAGAAAGGAGGCAAGTATTTTTAATATAAAAAATTTCTTGTAAATGTAGTTAGAATTTAAAATAAAAAAATTTAAAATAAAAAATAACTGCATTTGTTAAAGTAAAAATTTAAAAATTTACTTTAAAAAAATTTTTAATAAATAATTACGAGGTGAGATTATGAAAAAAATATTATTTTTAATGTCAATGATGGCATTGTTTGTAATGAGCTGTGGATCTAAAAAAGCAGATTCAAATGTTATAAAAATTGGAGTTATTGCACCACTTACAGGAAATGTTGCTCAATACGGAGTTGCAGCTGTAAATGGATTTAAATTAAAAGTTAAGGAAATTAATGCTGCTGGTGGAATTAACGGGAAAAAAATAGAACTTGTTGAAGCTGACAGTAAAGGAGATACGCAAGAAGCTGTAAATATCTTCAAAAAAATGGTTTCTCAAGATAAAATTGATGTTTTGGTAGGAGAAGTTATCTCAAAACCTTCTCTAGCTATTGCTCCACTTGCTGAACAAGCTAAAGTTCCTATGATTACTGCTACAGGAACAGCTTTTGACATAACAAAAGATAAGGATTTTGTGTTTAGAACAACTTATACAGACCCTTATCAAGGACAAGCTGTTGCAAAATATGCAAAATCAAAAGGATTTAATAATGTAACTATTTTGACTAATTCTACAAGTGACTATTCAGTTGGATTAGCTGACGCATTTAAAGCACAAGCTCAAAAAGAAGGAATTCAAATTAAAGAAGAAAAATATACTGCTGATGATAAAGATTTTAGAGCAGTTTTAACAAAAGTTAAAGGTTATAATTCAAAGATGATTTTTGTTCCAGATTATTATAACACAATAGGATTGATTTTAACTCAAGCTAAAGAACTTGGAATAAACTCTCAATTTATGGGAGGAGACGGTTGGGATGGAATCCAGACTAACTTTGGAAAAGTTGCAAATGGAGCTATTTTTGCCAGTCAATTTGCTGCAGATGACGCTTCTGATGTGGCTAAAAAATTCATAAATTCTTATAAAAATGAATTTAAAACTGATCC
This genomic stretch from Leptotrichia sp. oral taxon 218 harbors:
- a CDS encoding ABC transporter substrate-binding protein, with translation MKKILFLMSMMALFVMSCGSKKADSNVIKIGVIAPLTGNVAQYGVAAVNGFKLKVKEINAAGGINGKKIELVEADSKGDTQEAVNIFKKMVSQDKIDVLVGEVISKPSLAIAPLAEQAKVPMITATGTAFDITKDKDFVFRTTYTDPYQGQAVAKYAKSKGFNNVTILTNSTSDYSVGLADAFKAQAQKEGIQIKEEKYTADDKDFRAVLTKVKGYNSKMIFVPDYYNTIGLILTQAKELGINSQFMGGDGWDGIQTNFGKVANGAIFASQFAADDASDVAKKFINSYKNEFKTDPIMFAALGYDTGTILETSLKSVKDLSSKEAIRDAIKNFSGDNLLTGSLKFDENRNPQKKVTFIEVKDGKLTLKEKF